A window of the Nibribacter ruber genome harbors these coding sequences:
- a CDS encoding ABC1 kinase family protein, with amino-acid sequence MSQSPEEQDHIPTSKVQRATKFLGAGAKVGGNYIKHYAKKIVNPSLSKEELHEDNAQDIYNSLSQLKGSALKVAQMMSMDKTMLPGAYQDKFTMAQYSAPPLSYPLVVRTFQKAFGRTPEDMFDTFSTSAVNAASIGQVHKATKDGKTFAVKVQYPGVAESVSSDLKMVRPFAYRLLNMNEKEMDHYMDEVEEKLLEETDYELEVQRSIEIAAACRHLPHLHFPNYYPEMSTARIITMDWLEGAHLKEWLQNNPTQEERNQIGQALWDFYHHQVHHLKQVHADPHPGNFIILPGVTLGIIDFGCVKVIPEDFYQGYFSLIKKESLLNETELNQIFYDLDFISDRDTPAEQAYFKGVFKEMIALLGRPFHAETFDFAQNDYFQQIYTLGDRISKDKMFRQSRQARGSKHGLFINRTYFGLYSLLNQLGAHITTTKPDWLK; translated from the coding sequence ATGAGCCAATCCCCCGAAGAGCAAGACCATATTCCTACCTCTAAAGTACAGCGGGCCACCAAGTTTTTGGGGGCCGGGGCCAAGGTGGGTGGCAATTATATTAAGCACTACGCCAAGAAAATAGTGAACCCGTCGCTTAGTAAAGAGGAGTTACATGAGGACAACGCCCAGGACATTTACAATTCGTTGAGCCAGCTGAAAGGCAGCGCCCTCAAGGTGGCCCAGATGATGTCCATGGATAAGACCATGTTGCCCGGCGCGTACCAGGACAAGTTCACCATGGCCCAGTACAGCGCGCCGCCCCTGTCCTACCCGTTGGTGGTGCGCACGTTCCAAAAAGCGTTCGGGCGCACGCCTGAGGACATGTTTGACACCTTTTCCACCTCGGCGGTGAACGCGGCCTCTATTGGCCAAGTACACAAAGCCACCAAGGACGGGAAGACATTCGCCGTAAAAGTGCAATACCCCGGCGTGGCCGAAAGCGTGAGCTCAGACCTTAAGATGGTGCGTCCCTTTGCCTACCGCCTGCTCAACATGAACGAAAAGGAGATGGACCATTACATGGACGAAGTTGAGGAGAAACTACTGGAGGAAACCGATTACGAGCTGGAAGTGCAACGCTCTATAGAGATAGCCGCCGCCTGCCGTCATCTGCCCCACCTCCATTTCCCCAACTATTATCCAGAGATGAGCACGGCCCGCATCATTACCATGGACTGGCTGGAAGGCGCACACCTAAAAGAATGGCTACAAAACAATCCTACGCAGGAAGAGCGGAACCAAATTGGGCAGGCACTTTGGGACTTTTACCACCACCAGGTGCATCACCTCAAACAGGTGCACGCAGACCCGCACCCAGGCAATTTCATCATTCTGCCGGGCGTGACGCTGGGCATCATTGACTTTGGTTGCGTGAAGGTGATTCCTGAGGATTTCTACCAAGGCTATTTCTCTCTTATCAAGAAGGAGTCTTTGTTGAATGAAACCGAGCTGAACCAAATCTTCTATGACCTGGATTTCATCAGTGACCGCGACACCCCCGCAGAGCAAGCCTACTTTAAGGGCGTGTTCAAGGAGATGATTGCCTTGTTGGGCCGGCCGTTCCACGCAGAAACCTTTGACTTTGCCCAGAACGACTACTTTCAGCAGATTTATACCCTGGGTGATCGCATCTCTAAAGACAAGATGTTTAGGCAGTCAAGACAGGCCCGGGGTTCTAAGCACGGGCTGTTCATCAATAGAACCTATTTTGGACTCTACAGCCTTTTGAACCAGTTAGGCGCGCACATCACCACCACCAAACCTGACTGGCTGAAATAA
- a CDS encoding DUF6370 family protein, protein MKTLLLALFISCCAGVAQAQTTPPPTATPDKATPVQTVEAACGQCMFGLKASGCDLAVRIDGKAYFVDGSDIDQHGDAHATDGFCNAIRKAEVQGTVTDNRFKATYFRLLPDAAKK, encoded by the coding sequence ATGAAGACACTTTTACTTGCCTTGTTTATCTCCTGTTGCGCTGGTGTTGCCCAGGCACAAACTACCCCTCCGCCAACGGCTACGCCAGACAAAGCCACCCCGGTACAGACGGTAGAAGCCGCCTGCGGGCAATGCATGTTCGGGCTCAAGGCTTCTGGCTGTGACCTGGCGGTGCGTATTGATGGCAAAGCCTATTTTGTAGACGGCTCAGACATTGACCAGCACGGAGACGCGCACGCCACAGACGGCTTCTGCAACGCCATCAGGAAAGCAGAGGTACAAGGCACCGTGACCGACAATAGATTCAAGGCCACCTATTTCAGGCTCCTGCCCGACGCGGCCAAAAAATAG
- a CDS encoding sulfurtransferase: MKPIISAEDLAVLLKEPAQVVLVDARSGPDAIDNFQKEHLQGAHYVDLENDLAHKNFSAAQGGRHPLPSPKEFSRIMNRLGITPSSRVVVYDDKNGANAAARFWWMVRAMGHEQVHVVDGGYAAAKAAGVPTTQEVEKVECPHFFTNSEWQLPTANLEEVAHAAQHPDYMVIDVREPARYRGEVEPIDEVAGHIPGAVNYPFQDNLDSQGKFLPEEELKTKYTKDLQGKPANHVMVHCGSGVTACHTLLGMAQAGLDLPKLYVGSWSEWSRSGQPMAGLGATKQSS, translated from the coding sequence ATGAAACCAATCATTTCAGCCGAAGACTTGGCCGTTCTGCTCAAAGAACCCGCGCAGGTGGTACTGGTAGATGCCCGCTCCGGCCCAGACGCCATTGATAATTTCCAGAAAGAGCATTTACAGGGTGCCCATTACGTGGACCTGGAGAATGACCTGGCCCATAAGAATTTCAGCGCGGCCCAGGGCGGGCGGCATCCTCTGCCCTCACCTAAAGAATTTAGTCGCATCATGAACCGGCTGGGCATTACGCCTTCTAGTCGTGTGGTGGTGTATGATGATAAAAACGGAGCCAACGCCGCTGCCCGGTTCTGGTGGATGGTGCGCGCCATGGGCCATGAGCAGGTGCACGTGGTAGACGGAGGCTATGCTGCCGCCAAAGCCGCCGGCGTGCCCACCACCCAGGAGGTGGAGAAAGTGGAATGCCCCCATTTTTTCACCAATTCAGAATGGCAGCTGCCCACCGCCAACTTAGAAGAAGTGGCCCACGCCGCCCAGCACCCAGACTACATGGTCATAGACGTGCGTGAACCGGCCCGCTATAGAGGCGAGGTAGAACCCATTGACGAAGTAGCCGGCCATATACCCGGCGCAGTCAATTATCCGTTTCAGGACAACCTGGACAGCCAGGGCAAATTCTTGCCGGAAGAAGAACTCAAAACCAAGTACACCAAAGACCTGCAAGGCAAACCCGCCAACCACGTGATGGTGCACTGCGGCTCTGGCGTGACCGCCTGCCACACGCTGCTGGGCATGGCGCAGGCCGGGCTGGACCTTCCCAAACTATACGTAGGCTCCTGGAGCGAATGGTCCAGAAGTGGCCAACCCATGGCCGGTCTGGGCGCTACCAAACAGTCTTCTTAG
- a CDS encoding glycosyltransferase family 39 protein codes for MNPLIIPTSSPLLTQTSISHATLGTHSSPSKSFSLPEWLVLGALVLLKLGLQYALVDSSYDLHRDEYLHLDQANHLAAGYLSVPPFTSWVAWIIKALGNGVFWVRFFPALFGALTMVTAWKIVQELQGGWYAKVLVAGALLFSTLLRLNMLFQPNSADILAWTLVFYLLIRYVRWHQPKDLLWLGVVVGFGVLNKYNIAFLVVGLLPALAFSEHRRIFTQPALYAAAVLALLIFLPNLWWQYSHGWPVIHHMQELEATQLVNVDRGAFWLDQVLFFFGSVYLLGAALLGMMLYPGLRPYRFVGVAFVVTMLLFTYLRAKSYYAIGIYPVLLCVGAVYWEHLFRQGWKRITRPFWIALNLLLFVPLVKVLFPVLSPTQIHANAAPFKKYNLLKWEDGHDHELPQDFADMLGWRELTQHVEKAFALVPVAERANTLIICDNYGQTGAVNFYKAKDVPAAYSFNADYIFWYPTALKVQNIVLVKEAGEAPLREKEKPFVQSVTLIDSLSTPFAREQGARTYLLKGVSSVVGQALVKRAHQKQQEWRQ; via the coding sequence GTGAATCCACTCATAATCCCAACGTCTTCTCCCTTGCTTACTCAAACCTCCATCTCACACGCTACGCTTGGCACGCACTCCTCTCCCTCCAAATCGTTTTCACTGCCTGAATGGCTGGTATTAGGCGCGCTGGTGCTTTTGAAACTAGGGCTGCAATATGCGCTGGTAGACAGTAGTTATGACCTGCACCGTGATGAATACTTGCACCTGGACCAGGCCAATCATTTAGCGGCGGGGTACCTATCAGTGCCGCCGTTTACGTCTTGGGTGGCCTGGATCATTAAAGCGTTGGGCAACGGAGTTTTCTGGGTACGGTTCTTCCCGGCCTTGTTTGGGGCGCTCACCATGGTCACGGCCTGGAAGATAGTGCAGGAGTTGCAGGGCGGCTGGTATGCCAAAGTATTAGTGGCTGGCGCGCTTCTTTTCTCTACCCTGTTGCGCCTGAACATGCTGTTTCAGCCCAATTCAGCGGATATTCTGGCCTGGACGCTGGTCTTTTATCTCTTGATCAGGTACGTAAGGTGGCACCAGCCGAAAGATTTGTTGTGGCTGGGCGTAGTGGTAGGATTTGGCGTGCTCAACAAATACAACATCGCTTTTCTGGTGGTTGGGTTGTTGCCGGCCCTGGCTTTTTCTGAACATCGCAGAATTTTCACCCAGCCAGCTTTGTATGCGGCGGCGGTATTGGCTTTGCTCATCTTCTTGCCTAATCTCTGGTGGCAATACAGCCACGGCTGGCCGGTCATCCATCACATGCAGGAACTGGAGGCCACGCAATTGGTCAACGTAGACCGAGGGGCCTTCTGGCTGGACCAGGTGTTGTTTTTCTTCGGGTCTGTGTATTTGCTGGGAGCGGCTTTACTGGGAATGATGCTGTACCCTGGCTTGCGGCCTTACCGGTTTGTGGGTGTGGCGTTTGTAGTCACTATGCTGCTGTTCACTTATCTGCGGGCCAAGAGCTACTACGCCATAGGCATCTACCCGGTGCTGCTGTGCGTGGGCGCCGTGTACTGGGAGCACCTGTTCCGGCAGGGCTGGAAACGAATCACGCGCCCGTTTTGGATTGCTCTGAATCTGCTGCTGTTTGTGCCCTTGGTGAAGGTCTTGTTTCCGGTGTTGTCCCCCACCCAGATACACGCCAACGCGGCTCCTTTCAAGAAGTATAATTTACTCAAGTGGGAAGACGGCCATGACCATGAGCTGCCGCAGGACTTTGCCGACATGCTAGGCTGGCGCGAGCTGACCCAACACGTAGAAAAAGCCTTTGCTCTGGTGCCTGTGGCTGAGAGGGCCAACACCTTGATTATCTGTGACAATTACGGGCAAACAGGCGCGGTTAACTTCTACAAAGCCAAGGACGTGCCCGCCGCCTACTCCTTCAACGCAGACTACATTTTCTGGTATCCTACTGCCCTCAAGGTACAGAACATAGTGCTGGTGAAAGAGGCCGGCGAAGCCCCGCTCAGAGAAAAAGAGAAGCCGTTTGTGCAGTCGGTCACGCTCATAGACTCGCTCTCCACGCCCTTCGCGCGGGAGCAGGGGGCAAGAACGTATTTACTGAAGGGCGTCTCATCGGTGGTGGGGCAGGCCCTGGTGAAGAGGGCGCACCAAAAGCAGCAGGAATGGCGGCAGTAA
- a CDS encoding AsmA family protein has translation MLDTLGLAVEGLLFFEKGSGHAQQNGKISAFLRRRVANIFLVEQLSTKSIVKKWFWAMVAVAALLLLAVVWVRVYLDPWAEKKLAEEVRSKSNGEYLLKTGSVDVSLLAGTVTIDSLELAHQPAVWERLQKSNPAQAKAMAIDLQATRVNLTGLSFLDLLQKKPLRLGNLQLDHPNLVLTQMKPDTSQPKPLHEKLTGQLKGIILQKIVINNGRLRYKSSPRQKASEVELTGLKATAYHLQVDSASFQDLSRAFYCQKIEASAATTNLMLPQQYYRLKTGAVALSTTTKQVKVQQAALVPLLGPKALARKAGRAIARFNITVPVLRFSKVQFGTLSRYGNVQVGGVQVLNPSLRAYMDCKNFPIKGVQPLPQDLVQKLPFGLTIKRVAIRSLDVRYEELAPEATQTGTLFVRNIIAQISNLTNDKNLMTQKRPAVVKATGLIMGKAYMAATVKLNLLDPQGRHTIVGRIGPGNPAVLNQMLEPILHMSVKSGEIKKGSFQVSLNRTSAKGIMLIQYDGFKVDLLSKDGEKRQSLGKKLLSFAANKMVIDSDSPSNGKEPAQVPIQVARRSDRSILTYWKDCLADGALHALGVSSMK, from the coding sequence GTGTTAGATACTTTGGGGCTTGCCGTAGAAGGACTCCTCTTCTTTGAAAAGGGGAGCGGGCATGCGCAACAAAATGGGAAGATTTCTGCTTTCCTGCGTAGAAGAGTAGCCAACATTTTTCTAGTGGAGCAGCTAAGCACAAAAAGTATAGTCAAGAAATGGTTCTGGGCCATGGTAGCGGTGGCAGCCTTATTGCTGCTAGCGGTTGTATGGGTGCGCGTGTACCTGGACCCCTGGGCAGAAAAGAAGCTAGCCGAAGAAGTAAGAAGCAAATCAAATGGGGAGTACCTGCTCAAAACAGGATCAGTGGATGTTTCTCTACTAGCCGGAACGGTGACCATAGATTCGCTGGAACTTGCCCACCAACCGGCTGTGTGGGAACGGTTGCAGAAGTCAAACCCAGCGCAGGCAAAGGCCATGGCCATAGACCTGCAGGCCACGCGCGTGAACCTCACAGGCCTGAGCTTTCTAGATTTGCTTCAGAAGAAGCCCTTGCGCCTGGGTAATTTGCAGTTAGACCATCCCAACCTGGTACTCACCCAGATGAAACCAGACACCAGCCAACCAAAACCCCTGCATGAAAAACTGACTGGACAGCTAAAAGGCATTATCCTTCAGAAAATAGTCATAAACAATGGACGGCTTCGCTATAAAAGCAGTCCCAGGCAAAAGGCAAGTGAAGTAGAACTTACCGGGTTGAAGGCCACTGCTTATCATCTGCAGGTAGACAGCGCTTCTTTTCAAGACTTGTCCCGCGCTTTTTACTGCCAAAAGATAGAGGCCTCTGCGGCCACCACCAACCTGATGCTGCCCCAGCAATATTACCGCCTCAAAACCGGAGCAGTTGCGTTGTCCACCACAACCAAGCAGGTAAAAGTGCAGCAAGCGGCTTTGGTACCGCTGCTGGGACCCAAAGCCCTGGCCAGAAAAGCCGGCCGGGCCATTGCCAGGTTCAACATTACGGTGCCGGTGCTAAGGTTTAGCAAGGTGCAGTTTGGTACCTTGTCACGTTATGGCAATGTGCAAGTGGGCGGCGTGCAAGTACTTAACCCCAGCCTAAGGGCCTACATGGACTGTAAGAACTTTCCCATCAAGGGAGTGCAGCCCTTGCCGCAAGATCTGGTACAGAAGCTTCCGTTTGGTCTCACCATTAAGCGCGTGGCCATTCGCTCCTTAGATGTACGGTATGAAGAGCTGGCACCTGAAGCCACCCAAACGGGAACGCTGTTCGTGCGCAACATCATTGCCCAAATTTCCAACCTTACCAATGACAAAAACCTCATGACCCAGAAACGCCCGGCGGTGGTAAAAGCCACAGGGTTGATCATGGGCAAGGCCTATATGGCCGCTACGGTTAAACTTAACTTGTTAGATCCGCAAGGCCGTCATACCATAGTGGGCCGCATTGGCCCAGGCAACCCGGCCGTCCTTAACCAGATGCTGGAACCTATCCTGCACATGAGCGTGAAAAGCGGCGAGATAAAGAAAGGCTCCTTTCAAGTATCCTTGAACAGGACATCGGCTAAAGGCATCATGCTGATTCAGTATGACGGGTTTAAGGTGGATTTGCTGTCCAAAGACGGGGAGAAGCGCCAATCCCTTGGGAAGAAGCTTCTTTCTTTTGCCGCCAACAAAATGGTGATAGATTCAGACAGCCCGTCTAACGGGAAGGAGCCTGCCCAGGTGCCCATTCAGGTGGCCAGGAGAAGCGATCGGTCCATTCTTACCTATTGGAAGGATTGCCTAGCCGATGGCGCGCTGCATGCCCTGGGCGTTAGCAGCATGAAATAA
- a CDS encoding DUF4890 domain-containing protein, with protein MKKLILMLSMGVLVAGSSFAQDGPQKVRKERSEHHVRKDGQERVRKSPEERAAKRTEMMAKKYDLNKSQQSKLQALFLKQSNEMAAQRSNRLEATQKDPAQRQARKAQHEQYNNELKKILSKKKYAQFEADRKEMKEKQASKRGQRQGRGQRQLEKS; from the coding sequence ATGAAAAAGTTGATTCTAATGCTCTCCATGGGAGTGCTGGTTGCCGGAAGCTCGTTTGCCCAAGATGGTCCGCAGAAAGTAAGAAAAGAACGCTCTGAGCACCACGTTCGCAAAGATGGTCAGGAGAGAGTGCGCAAATCACCGGAAGAAAGAGCCGCCAAGCGCACCGAGATGATGGCCAAGAAATATGACCTCAACAAGTCTCAGCAGTCTAAACTGCAGGCGCTTTTCTTAAAGCAGTCCAATGAGATGGCCGCTCAGCGCAGCAACCGTCTGGAAGCCACTCAGAAAGACCCTGCGCAGCGCCAGGCCAGAAAAGCCCAGCACGAGCAGTATAACAATGAGCTTAAAAAAATTCTTTCTAAAAAGAAATACGCCCAGTTTGAGGCAGACCGCAAGGAGATGAAAGAAAAACAAGCTTCTAAAAGAGGACAGCGCCAAGGCAGAGGCCAAAGACAATTGGAGAAAAGCTAA
- a CDS encoding GNAT family N-acetyltransferase produces METLRIALISPAQTLDLRQQVLWPHKPVSFVQLPEDDTGTHFGAFLSEELVSVMSVFLKGEEAQFRKFATAQAMQGRGIGSQLLQHLLTHASSLGLKRIWCHARQEKAGFYRKFGFKEKGTPFFKEGVPYVVMDLYLPGV; encoded by the coding sequence ATGGAGACACTCCGGATTGCCCTTATTTCACCGGCCCAGACGCTAGACTTGCGCCAACAGGTTTTGTGGCCACACAAGCCTGTATCCTTTGTGCAACTGCCCGAAGATGACACGGGCACGCATTTCGGGGCCTTTTTGAGCGAGGAACTGGTATCAGTGATGTCGGTTTTTTTGAAGGGAGAAGAAGCGCAGTTCAGGAAGTTTGCCACCGCGCAGGCTATGCAAGGCCGGGGAATTGGCTCTCAGCTGCTGCAGCACCTCCTAACGCATGCCTCTTCACTGGGCCTGAAAAGGATTTGGTGCCACGCCCGCCAGGAAAAGGCTGGCTTTTACCGGAAGTTCGGGTTCAAAGAAAAAGGCACTCCCTTTTTTAAAGAAGGAGTGCCTTATGTGGTGATGGACTTGTATTTACCTGGCGTTTAA
- the hemA gene encoding glutamyl-tRNA reductase encodes MQSTFKVLTLSYKQAPIAVREAVSLNEIAGKNLLDKIKDFTAIQEAMVLSTCNRTEVYYTADQDFSTELIKLIAIERGFIATKEVAPYFLSITDHDAAVKHLFNVGLGLESQVVGDMQIMNQVKNAYQWAADANMAGPFLHRLLHTIFFTNKRVCNETAFRDGAASVSYATVELVEELTQHLVNPRVLMIGVGDIGANVCDNFQKSSLQNIIIVNRTHRKAQDLATKCNATAVYWENVWQEIALADVVISSVPGDCFFISKEVVAQQGVSNQKFFVDLSMPRSIDAALEELSGVEVYNIDTIKNRATEALETRLASIPEVEQIVQESMDEFKTWTREMAMSPALQQFKNRLEEIRQRELARYVKNLNDTEKELVETITKNILNKIVKMPALELKAACQRGESEALLEGLSALFQLEPASVTA; translated from the coding sequence ATGCAAAGCACCTTCAAAGTCCTGACGTTATCTTATAAGCAAGCCCCCATAGCCGTAAGAGAAGCTGTGTCTTTAAATGAGATTGCCGGCAAGAACCTGTTGGACAAAATCAAAGACTTCACGGCCATACAAGAGGCCATGGTGCTTTCTACCTGCAACCGTACCGAAGTCTACTACACCGCTGACCAGGATTTCTCCACTGAACTCATCAAGCTCATCGCCATTGAGCGCGGCTTTATTGCCACCAAAGAAGTAGCGCCGTATTTTTTGTCCATCACAGACCATGACGCCGCCGTTAAGCACTTGTTTAACGTAGGGCTGGGTTTGGAGTCACAGGTGGTGGGCGACATGCAGATCATGAACCAGGTGAAAAACGCCTACCAGTGGGCGGCAGACGCCAACATGGCTGGTCCGTTCCTGCACCGCTTGTTGCATACCATCTTCTTTACCAACAAGCGCGTGTGCAATGAGACCGCGTTTAGAGACGGTGCCGCGTCGGTGTCGTATGCCACGGTTGAACTGGTAGAGGAACTAACCCAGCATTTGGTGAACCCACGCGTGCTCATGATTGGGGTGGGAGACATTGGCGCCAACGTGTGTGACAACTTCCAGAAGTCATCGTTGCAGAACATCATCATTGTGAACCGCACGCATAGAAAAGCGCAGGACCTGGCCACCAAGTGCAATGCCACTGCCGTGTACTGGGAGAACGTTTGGCAGGAGATTGCGCTGGCAGATGTGGTCATCTCATCGGTGCCCGGCGATTGCTTCTTCATCAGCAAAGAGGTGGTAGCGCAGCAAGGCGTGTCCAATCAAAAGTTCTTCGTGGATTTGTCCATGCCCCGCAGCATTGACGCCGCCCTGGAAGAACTTTCTGGCGTAGAAGTGTACAACATTGACACCATTAAAAACCGCGCCACCGAAGCCCTGGAAACCAGGCTGGCCTCTATTCCGGAGGTAGAGCAGATTGTGCAGGAGAGCATGGACGAGTTCAAAACCTGGACCAGAGAAATGGCCATGTCGCCGGCCTTGCAGCAGTTCAAAAACCGCCTGGAAGAAATAAGACAGCGCGAGTTGGCCCGCTACGTTAAAAACCTAAACGACACGGAGAAGGAACTGGTAGAGACCATCACCAAGAACATCTTGAATAAAATTGTGAAAATGCCGGCCTTGGAACTGAAAGCCGCCTGTCAGCGCGGGGAGTCTGAGGCGTTGCTGGAAGGACTGAGCGCCTTGTTTCAATTAGAGCCGGCAAGCGTAACGGCGTAA
- a CDS encoding response regulator, producing the protein MKKILLIEDNQEIRENTAEILSLANYQVFEAENGKVGVELARQEKPDLIICDIMMPQLDGYGVLHMLSKNPDTSSIPFVFLTAKSEKEDFRKGMNLGADDYLTKPFDDLELLDAVEMRLKKSEILRQDFQKTVQGLEQFVEEARGFEELNHLISDKRRVTLFKKKNNLFLEGSYPNSLFFLNKGKVKGYKSNEEGREYITNLYKDGDFIGYLDLLEDSTYRESAMALEDSEVYVVPKEDFFALLHQNRDVANKFIKILSDNLADREDRLLKLAYNSVRKRVAEALILVEKQYQQEVDGKTEIIISREDLASIVGASKETVIRTLADFKDEKLIDTRGSKIILLNLEKLSRMRN; encoded by the coding sequence ATGAAAAAGATACTGCTCATAGAAGACAATCAGGAAATCAGAGAAAACACCGCCGAGATTCTTTCTCTGGCCAATTACCAGGTGTTTGAGGCTGAGAACGGAAAAGTAGGCGTAGAACTGGCCCGTCAGGAGAAACCAGACCTGATCATTTGTGACATCATGATGCCACAACTAGACGGTTACGGCGTATTGCATATGCTCAGCAAGAACCCAGACACTTCCAGCATTCCCTTTGTTTTCCTGACGGCCAAGTCTGAGAAAGAGGATTTTAGAAAGGGCATGAACCTGGGTGCTGATGATTACCTTACCAAACCCTTTGACGACCTAGAACTGCTGGACGCCGTGGAAATGCGCCTTAAGAAAAGCGAAATTCTTCGCCAGGACTTTCAGAAGACCGTCCAGGGCCTGGAGCAGTTTGTAGAAGAGGCCAGAGGATTTGAAGAACTCAACCACCTCATCTCAGACAAACGCCGCGTCACGCTCTTCAAGAAGAAGAACAACCTGTTCCTGGAAGGCAGCTACCCTAACTCCTTGTTCTTTTTGAACAAAGGCAAGGTGAAGGGCTATAAGTCTAACGAGGAAGGCCGCGAATACATCACCAACCTCTACAAAGACGGCGACTTCATTGGCTACCTGGACCTGCTGGAAGACAGCACCTACCGCGAATCTGCCATGGCCCTAGAGGATTCTGAAGTGTACGTGGTACCCAAGGAAGACTTCTTTGCGCTCTTGCACCAAAACCGAGACGTGGCCAACAAGTTCATCAAGATCCTGTCAGATAACCTGGCCGACCGCGAAGACCGCCTCCTGAAACTGGCATACAACTCCGTGCGCAAACGCGTAGCCGAGGCCTTGATTCTGGTAGAGAAACAGTACCAGCAAGAAGTAGACGGCAAAACCGAAATCATCATCTCCCGTGAGGACTTAGCCAGCATTGTGGGCGCCTCCAAAGAAACCGTCATTCGCACGCTGGCAGACTTCAAAGACGAAAAGCTCATTGACACCCGCGGCAGTAAAATCATTCTCCTGAACCTTGAGAAGTTAAGCCGCATGAGGAATTAA
- a CDS encoding hybrid sensor histidine kinase/response regulator: MQDKIRILLVDDDEDDYIITRDIIEDIPGRHFSLDWTASFQEALALVKQGKYDVYLVDFFLGAHDGLELITKAVEEGCTAPFILLTGQTDRETDEKAMRAGASDYLVKGTFNPFDLERSIRYSLEHAKNLEEIQKLNSELEARVEARTQELAEAIQKLENTNRILHEAQTDIQKALQKEKELNELKSRFVTTASHEFRTPLSTVLSSASLIGKYKSTEDDDKRQKHVARIKSAVENLTTILNDFLSMSRIEEGKVHNLPSTFDLVEFSQEAVEDMQGLLKEGQQIQYQHTGDQTLVHLDKQLLKNILLNLLSNGSKYSGEDKPILFTTSVGGSAVTITVEDKGIGIPKADQVHLFTPFFRAQNATNIQGTGLGLNIVKRYVEVMDGTMHYESELNKGSRFSLIFPKSA, translated from the coding sequence ATGCAAGACAAAATCAGAATTCTGTTGGTAGATGATGATGAGGATGATTACATCATCACCCGTGACATCATAGAAGACATTCCGGGCCGTCATTTCTCCCTGGACTGGACGGCGTCTTTTCAAGAGGCGCTGGCCCTGGTCAAGCAGGGCAAGTATGATGTCTATCTGGTAGACTTCTTTCTGGGAGCGCATGACGGGCTGGAACTCATCACCAAAGCGGTGGAGGAAGGCTGTACCGCGCCGTTTATTCTGCTCACCGGGCAGACAGACCGCGAGACTGATGAGAAAGCCATGCGCGCAGGCGCCTCTGATTATCTGGTAAAAGGCACCTTCAACCCCTTTGATCTGGAACGTTCCATCAGGTACAGCCTGGAACACGCCAAAAACCTGGAGGAAATCCAAAAGCTCAACTCTGAATTAGAGGCAAGGGTAGAGGCGCGCACGCAGGAACTGGCCGAGGCCATCCAGAAACTGGAAAACACCAACCGTATCTTGCATGAGGCCCAAACAGACATCCAGAAGGCGTTACAGAAAGAGAAGGAATTGAACGAGCTTAAGTCACGGTTTGTGACCACGGCCTCACATGAGTTCAGGACGCCCTTGAGTACGGTTTTGTCTTCTGCGTCTCTGATTGGTAAATACAAATCCACTGAGGACGATGACAAGCGCCAGAAACACGTGGCACGCATCAAGTCTGCGGTAGAAAACCTCACCACCATCCTCAACGACTTCCTGTCCATGAGCCGCATTGAGGAAGGCAAAGTCCATAACCTGCCCAGCACGTTTGATCTGGTGGAGTTCTCGCAAGAGGCCGTAGAAGACATGCAGGGGCTCTTGAAAGAAGGCCAGCAGATTCAATATCAACATACAGGTGACCAAACACTGGTGCACCTGGACAAGCAATTGCTCAAGAACATTCTGCTCAACCTGCTTTCCAACGGAAGCAAATACTCTGGAGAGGACAAGCCCATTCTGTTTACCACCAGCGTTGGAGGGTCAGCCGTGACCATTACCGTAGAGGACAAGGGCATAGGCATACCCAAAGCCGATCAGGTGCATTTGTTTACGCCGTTCTTCAGGGCGCAGAATGCCACCAACATTCAAGGCACCGGACTGGGTCTGAACATTGTCAAGCGCTACGTAGAAGTGATGGACGGTACCATGCACTATGAAAGCGAACTGAACAAAGGCTCCCGTTTTTCGCTTATTTTCCCCAAATCTGCCTAA